CAGGGACTCGCCACGCTCGACGCAGCTCTTCCAGGCGGCCACGTCGCCCACCATGTGATCGGACGGGAACACGCCCACCACGACGCCGCTTTGGGCCTCGGGGGAATTCTCGCCAAGGATGCGGTCAAGGGCGAGAAGGACGGCCGGGAGGGTGTTTTTGCCCATGGGTTCGGCCAGGATGTTGGCTTCGAGTCCCGGGTCCACGCGGCGCAACTGGCCGCGCACCTCGAAAACATGCTCCTCGTTGGTCACCACCCAGGTGCCCCGGGCCGGGAAGACGCTCAGGGTCCGGGCCAGGGTGTTCTGGAGCAGGGTTTTCTCGCCGTTTATGGCCAAAAGCTGCTTGGGCAGAAGGGTCCGCGACAGGGGCCACAGCCGCGTTCCCGACCCCCCGGCCAGGATGATGGCCTGAACGCCTGGCGCGGGCGACGCGCCCGCCGTTTGTGCGATGTCCCCGGTCTGGCCCATGGCAGGCTCCTTCACTGTTGTGGGTTGGCCACGGCTTGCGCCGCAGCCCGCGCCGACCGCACGCCGCTCTCGGTGGTCGGCCCGCCCAAGCCCCAACGTCCCGGCGACAGACCGAAGGGGCCTATCCGGCAAAAACGAACGGCGACTCGATGTCGCACAGCCTGGGCAGGGCCGCATCCTTGTCGGACAAAACCGGCGCGGTCACCGGCCAGGGCACGCCGATGTCCGGATCGTTCCAGGCCACGCCCCCGTCATGGGCCGGGGAATAGTAGGCGTCCACCTTGTACTGGAACTCGGCCACGTCGGTTAAGGTCACATAGCCGTGGGCGAACCCGGCCGGGACCATGAGCCGCTTGAAATTGTCCTCGGACAGGGTCAGGCCGTACCATTTTCCGAAGGTGGGGGAACCCTTGCGGATGTCCACCACGGCGTCGAAGACCGCCCCCCGGGTGACCCACACCAGCTTGGCCTGGGCCGTCGGCGGCGACTGGAAGTGCAGCCCGCGCAAGACGCCCTTGGTATTGGAGCGGGCATGGTTGTCCTGGATGAAATCGTAGTTCAGGCCGAGTTCGGCGAAGAGGCGGCGATTGTATGTTTCGGTGAAAAATCCGCGATGGTCGCCGAAGACCTTGGGTTCGAGCACGCAAAGACCTGGGAAATCCGTTGGAGTGACCTGCACCATCCGCTCCTTGGCATGACGTCGCGGCCCGCCCCTTCTTGCCGGGCAAGCCGCGCGGGCCAATAGGTAACCGATTTCACGCCCCGTCACAACCGCCCGCAGCCGCAGTGCTGCCTGCTTCCTGGGCCGCCGCCCGTTCGTCGGCGTGATAGGAGCTGCGCACCAGGGGGCCGCAAAACATCCCGGCCACCCCGATATCCCGGCCGAAGGCGGCCAGTTCCGCGAATTCGTCGGGATGGACGTAGCGCACGGGCTCGGGATGCCGCCTGGAGGGACGCAGGTATTGGCCCACGGTGATCATGGCGCACCCGGCCCGGGCCAGATCCTCGATCACCCGGCGGGCCTGGTCCGGACGCTCCCCGAACCCGAGCATGAAGCCGCTTTTGACCCGCATGCCCGGCCGGGACGCGGCCCGGCGCAGCACGGCAAGGCTCCTGCCGTAATCGGCCTGGGGCCGCACCAGGGGATAAAGCTCCGGCACGGTCTCCACGTTGTGATTGAAGATATCGGGACCGGCGTCCAGAACCACGTCCAGGGATGCGGCGCACCCCCCGAAATCCGGGGTCAGAAGCTCCACCCCGGCCCCGGGCAGGGTCTCGCGCAGCCGCGCGGTCACGGCTGCGAAATGTCCGGCCCCGCCGTCGGGCAGGTCGTCGCGGGTGACCGAGGTGACCACCACATGCCGGACCCCGAGCTCCAAGGCGGCCCGGGCCACCCGTTGCGGTTCGTCCGGGTCCGGCGGGGACGGGGGGCCCGAGGCGATGTTGCAGAAGGTGCAGCCCCGGGTGCAGCGTTCGCCCAGGATCAGGAAGGTGGCCGTGCCCCGGGAATAGCACTCGAAGATGTTGGGGCAGCGGGCGTTTTTGCACACGGTGCACAGGCCGTGGGCGGCCACCAGGGAGGCCGTGCGGGCGAAATCCGCACTGCGCGGCAGCCCCACCTTGAGCCAGGGCGGCAGGCGTTTGCCCCGGGCGGGCGAGGCCGATGGATTTGGATCAGCGGTCATGGTCGCGGCCCGTGTCCTTGGCGCGGGAGGACGCCCTCCCGGTGGATGGAGAGGATTTTCTCCCGCCCGGCCGACCGGCCGAAGGCGTTTTGGCGGGGGAATCGCCGCGCGGCGTTTTTTTGGGTCTGGCTGCGCCACGGGAGGATTTCGACCGTTCGGGAGCCCCCGCCGGGGCCTTGCCCCGGGCCGTCCCGGGCCGTGGCTTGTTCCCGGATTCCCGCCCGGGATGTTCCTGCGGGCGGCCGCGCCCTTGGTCCGAATCGGCCGGGTTGTCCCTTCTGCCGGACGCCTTTCCCCCGCGCCCCGATCCGGCGGCCTCCCTGTCGCGATCCGCTCCTGCGCCCCCCTTGGCGGCGCGGGAACCGGGCCGTTTCTCCCGGCCCTGACGCACGGCCCGGGCATCGCCGTCCGACCGGGCCTCCTTGTCGGCCGGACGCTCGGCGGCGGGTTTGGCCGTCGGCCCCCGGCCCTCCTCCCACTGCGGGGCCTGCAGGATATAGATGGCCGCCCCGGATTTTTTGTCCCGGGCCGGGGATTGCAGCCTGGGCGTGCGGGCCAGATCGCCGGGCACAAGCCCCCCCCGGGAGGGCGTCATGTACAGCCGCAGGCCACCGGCGGCGCAGGCGTACCTGGCCCATTCCCCCTCCCGCCCCGGGGCCGGGAAGGGGTTGGACACCACCCGGCCAAGGGCGGGATCGGCGTTTGCCGCCCGGTCCCCGGCGAAAAGAAACGACAGGCTCACATCCCGCTTGGGCAGCCCGGACCGTTTGGACAGGGCTTCGAGCCACGGCGGCACGCCCACGGCGTCCACGGTGAAATGGCACCATGTTCCGGTCCCCCGGGCCGCCAGGGGACAGGCCCCGGCATGGGTGCAGGGGGCCAGAAGCGACATCTCCTCGTCCTCAATAAGATTCTCGCGCAGCCTGGAGAGCAGCTTGCCCGAGGCCCGGATCCCGGGTTCGACCAGAAGCAGCCGCCCGCCGGGACGCAGCGCGCCGCACAGGGTTGCGGCCATAAGCCCGGTCTTTTCGGAAAGGGACTGGGAACGCCTGGAGGCCAGTTCGTTGAGCACGTTGGCCGCCGTGACCAGATCCGCCACGCCCCGGGGGAGCCTGGGCAGTTCCTCGCGCACCGTCTCCACCCGCCAGGGCGTCTCCTCCCCGGCCAGTCCCAAAAACATCTCCCGGCCAAGGGCCAGGGCGGCCCGGGAGCGGTCCAGGCACACGAAGTTGATCCGCCGCGTGCGCAGGCGCGGCGCGGCGATCCACAGGGCCTGGACCATGGTCAACGGCCCCGATCCGGCGTCCACCACCGTGGCCCCGTCGGGCAGATCCAGATCCAGGCCGCGCAACAGGCGCGTTAAGCGGTACAGGTTCCAGGGCAGAAAATACCAGGCGTAGGCCGCAAGCATCCGGGGATCGGAAAGATAGCCCGGCTTGGGACCGGCGGCCCGTTCGCAGGTCAGGGAGGCGGACAGGCTTTGGATGGCCGAGGGTAGTTCCCGGGCATGGGAGATGCGCAGCGGCATGACCGTCTTGAGCAGGGCCTCGTACGCCACCAGGGCGGCGGCGGCATCGGGTCCGGGGGCGGGAAAGAGTCGGCCCTCCCGGGTCCAGGGCAGGATCGTCCCGGCCTGTGAGACGATCTGGGGGGCCTTCGCCGCTGGTGCCTTGTCCGGCTTTTTTCTGTCGCCCGGGACGCGTGCGGCCGGGCTTTTCCCGGGTTTGCCGCCACGGCCCCCCTCTGGGGCGCGCCCCCGGCTTTCGCTACGGCCGGTGCGAGCTGTTTTCTCGCTTCCGCCCTCGCGGGTCGTCTTCTCACTGCGCCCCTTGCGAGTTGTTTTCTCGCCGCGACCCTCGCGGCCTTCCTGTCCTTCCCGTCCCTGCGCACCGACCCGGCCGTCGCCGCGTGGCCGGGTCGTGGCGGCAGGGCCGCCCGGCCCTTGTTTCCCGGTCTGTCTAGGCGACATAACGAAACACCATCCTTTTCACAAAAGCCTGTCCGAAATCATCCGACCCGATGGCCGACGCCAGATCCACAACCTCCACCCGGGAGGCCGTTTCCAAAATGTCCCGACGCGCCGCCGCGTCGGCCGTCAAAAGGCACACCCCGTCCAGGGAGGTGTTGCCCGCCGCCCGGCATCTGGCCGCCCCGCCCGAGGGCAGAAACCCCAGGGCCTCCAGGTCGTCCGGCGAGACATGGCTGCCGAAGGCCCCGGCCAGATGGATGGCCGAAAGCGCCCCGACTCCCAGCCCGGCCGCCCGAAACAGCCCGGAAAAGGCCAGGTTGCAGGCGGCCTTGACCTTCTGGATCTCTTCCACGTCCGAGGCCCACAGGGACAGCCTCCCCACATCCAGCCGGGGTTCGCCCCCGTCATGGGCCAGCCCGGCCAGAATCCTGCGCCCCAGGGGCGGCAGGGACGATCCGGCCTCCGCAAACCGGCCGTCCGGGCGCAAAACGCCCACGGACACAAGCCTGGCCAGAAGCGACAGGTAGCCCGTGCCGCCGATGGCCGTAACCTCCGCTGCGGGCGATCCGTCCCGGTATGGAACCGGGGCAAGGCCCGCCGGGGTGAGATCGAAGCCCACGGCCACCCCCGAACCGGCCACCCGGCCCAGGCGCGGCCCCACGCCCTCCAGGGCCGGGCCCATGGGCACGCTGGCGGCCAGGAAACGCCCATCCGGCAGGGCCAGCACAAATTCCCCGTTGGTGCCGAAATCCGCCAGAAGAAACGGCGGCTTGGCCCCGGCGCGCATAATCGCAAAAAGCCCGGCCGAGGCGTCCGCGCCAACAAACGGCCCCAAAAGCGGCGGAACATATGCCGGGGGCAAATCCGGCGCAAGGACCGTTTCATAGCCCCCCCGGAAGGACAACCGGTAGGGGGCGGCGGCCAGCCCTGAAAAATCCAGGCCCACAAGCAGATGGATCATGGCCGGATTCCCGGCCACGCCCAGATCGGCAAGGGGGCCAGGCAGGGAGGCGGCGACCCGGCGCATAAAATCAAGGACCAGCTCCCGCAGGATGTCCGCCCCGCCGTCCCTGGCCGCAAAGGCCAGCCTGGACATGATCTCGCTGCCCGCCCCCAGTTGGGGATTGGGCATCTGCCCCTCCACGGCCGGGCCGCCCCCTGAGGCCGTGGCGGCTCTCCAGGCCAGCCCCGTGGTTCCCAGGTCCAGGCCCAGGACATACCCGCCCGGCGCGCCATGGGCCGCTTTCCGGGCCGCATTGAGGACGGGCCCCGGCCCGACGTCCGAGGGGGCCAGGATCTCCCGCCCGGCGGCGGCCTGGGCCGGATGGGCGCAGGAAAGCCGCCATCCCGCCGCCAGCTCCCCGGGGCCAAGCCGCCTGGCGTCCTGGGGGACCGGAGTCGGCGCTCCGGAGGCGAAACGCACCCGGCAGGCCCCGCACCGGCCGATGCCGGAACACAGGGGGCGGCCCACGAAATATCCGGCCCGAAACAGGGCCTGGGCCAGGGTGTCGCCCTGGGGCAGGGGCACGGTGCGGCGGCTGTGGCCGCTTACAACGAGGAGGTCGCCGTTCATGGAACAGGAACCTATCGTTTTCCCGGACCAAGGCAAAGCGGCCCAATTCTCTGCGGTCATGCGCCATCATCCGGCCGTACCCCGCCATCTCCTGGAAATAGCATGCGATCCGGCGGATTGCCGGGCTTTCCATGGCAATACGCCATGAATAAATTTGTAAAAAAATGCAAAAATGAAGAAAAAAATTTCAATCCCCAACCAGTCGGAATTCCTAAAAAAACATATTAACCATGCCTTTTTCCTCGTTTTTCGGGGTTGACAGAAATACCGTGGTTTTTTAGGACGCTTGAAACCTTTTGAAGGTTTACCAGTGGTCGCGGGAAATGGTCCCGCCCGCTGCATACAAAGAAACTACGGCGCGAGAGCGCGGGGCATTCCCGGTAGGGCGCGACCACCGGATCGTCAAACGAGATAGGCCGAGAAAGCGGCAACTCCCATAAGGAGAAGCAAATTGACCGACGCTCGTCATCACCTAGGCTATCCACAGAAACGGCTGAAACAGGTGGTATTTTTGGCTATATTGGCTTTTGTCATGGCCGGATGCCAGCCCAAAAAGACCTCTTATAATTTCCCCATCGAGCAGTACCAGGGCTTCAACGCCAAAAACGATTTCCTCAACGCAACGCCGCTGTCCCGTCTGGCCTCCCTTGACGACATGGGCATCCAGGTGGCGTCTTCCTCCCAAGACGATGTCTTGAGCAAGAATCTTTTCGACATGGCCCCGACCTCCTGTCCCCCGACCCGTCTGGCCACGGGCAAGGCCGGTGGTTCATCCGACCAGCTCCTGCGCGGGGCCTTCGCCCTGCTGGGCACCCGGTACCGTTCCGGCGGCGACACCCCCTCCACGGGATTCGACTGCTCCGGTTTCACCACCTGGGTGTTCAACAGATACGGCATCAACCTCCCCCGCTCCTCCCGCGAACAGTTCCAGATCGGCCAGCAGGTGGCCAAAACCAGCCTCAAAAAAGGCGATCTGGTCTTCTTCGGCTCCAAACGCGGCATCTCCCACGTCGGCATCTACCTCGAGAACGGCAAATTCATCCACAGCGCCAGCAACGGAAAGAACGTGCAGGTCAGCAACCTCGAGGAAGACTATTGGAAACAGCGGTACGCCGGAGGCCGCAGGGTCTTCTAAGCCCGCCGGAATCCGATTTTTCAGGCGACGCTT
Above is a genomic segment from Desulfolutivibrio sulfodismutans DSM 3696 containing:
- the rfbC gene encoding dTDP-4-dehydrorhamnose 3,5-epimerase; its protein translation is MVQVTPTDFPGLCVLEPKVFGDHRGFFTETYNRRLFAELGLNYDFIQDNHARSNTKGVLRGLHFQSPPTAQAKLVWVTRGAVFDAVVDIRKGSPTFGKWYGLTLSEDNFKRLMVPAGFAHGYVTLTDVAEFQYKVDAYYSPAHDGGVAWNDPDIGVPWPVTAPVLSDKDAALPRLCDIESPFVFAG
- the lipA gene encoding lipoyl synthase; this encodes MTADPNPSASPARGKRLPPWLKVGLPRSADFARTASLVAAHGLCTVCKNARCPNIFECYSRGTATFLILGERCTRGCTFCNIASGPPSPPDPDEPQRVARAALELGVRHVVVTSVTRDDLPDGGAGHFAAVTARLRETLPGAGVELLTPDFGGCAASLDVVLDAGPDIFNHNVETVPELYPLVRPQADYGRSLAVLRRAASRPGMRVKSGFMLGFGERPDQARRVIEDLARAGCAMITVGQYLRPSRRHPEPVRYVHPDEFAELAAFGRDIGVAGMFCGPLVRSSYHADERAAAQEAGSTAAAGGCDGA
- a CDS encoding small ribosomal subunit Rsm22 family protein, which encodes MSPRQTGKQGPGGPAATTRPRGDGRVGAQGREGQEGREGRGEKTTRKGRSEKTTREGGSEKTARTGRSESRGRAPEGGRGGKPGKSPAARVPGDRKKPDKAPAAKAPQIVSQAGTILPWTREGRLFPAPGPDAAAALVAYEALLKTVMPLRISHARELPSAIQSLSASLTCERAAGPKPGYLSDPRMLAAYAWYFLPWNLYRLTRLLRGLDLDLPDGATVVDAGSGPLTMVQALWIAAPRLRTRRINFVCLDRSRAALALGREMFLGLAGEETPWRVETVREELPRLPRGVADLVTAANVLNELASRRSQSLSEKTGLMAATLCGALRPGGRLLLVEPGIRASGKLLSRLRENLIEDEEMSLLAPCTHAGACPLAARGTGTWCHFTVDAVGVPPWLEALSKRSGLPKRDVSLSFLFAGDRAANADPALGRVVSNPFPAPGREGEWARYACAAGGLRLYMTPSRGGLVPGDLARTPRLQSPARDKKSGAAIYILQAPQWEEGRGPTAKPAAERPADKEARSDGDARAVRQGREKRPGSRAAKGGAGADRDREAAGSGRGGKASGRRDNPADSDQGRGRPQEHPGRESGNKPRPGTARGKAPAGAPERSKSSRGAARPKKTPRGDSPAKTPSAGRPGGRKSSPSTGRASSRAKDTGRDHDR
- a CDS encoding ASKHA domain-containing protein, with product MNGDLLVVSGHSRRTVPLPQGDTLAQALFRAGYFVGRPLCSGIGRCGACRVRFASGAPTPVPQDARRLGPGELAAGWRLSCAHPAQAAAGREILAPSDVGPGPVLNAARKAAHGAPGGYVLGLDLGTTGLAWRAATASGGGPAVEGQMPNPQLGAGSEIMSRLAFAARDGGADILRELVLDFMRRVAASLPGPLADLGVAGNPAMIHLLVGLDFSGLAAAPYRLSFRGGYETVLAPDLPPAYVPPLLGPFVGADASAGLFAIMRAGAKPPFLLADFGTNGEFVLALPDGRFLAASVPMGPALEGVGPRLGRVAGSGVAVGFDLTPAGLAPVPYRDGSPAAEVTAIGGTGYLSLLARLVSVGVLRPDGRFAEAGSSLPPLGRRILAGLAHDGGEPRLDVGRLSLWASDVEEIQKVKAACNLAFSGLFRAAGLGVGALSAIHLAGAFGSHVSPDDLEALGFLPSGGAARCRAAGNTSLDGVCLLTADAAARRDILETASRVEVVDLASAIGSDDFGQAFVKRMVFRYVA
- a CDS encoding C40 family peptidase; the encoded protein is MVFLAILAFVMAGCQPKKTSYNFPIEQYQGFNAKNDFLNATPLSRLASLDDMGIQVASSSQDDVLSKNLFDMAPTSCPPTRLATGKAGGSSDQLLRGAFALLGTRYRSGGDTPSTGFDCSGFTTWVFNRYGINLPRSSREQFQIGQQVAKTSLKKGDLVFFGSKRGISHVGIYLENGKFIHSASNGKNVQVSNLEEDYWKQRYAGGRRVF